The window TCTTCGGCACCGATACCCGGATAAGCGCCCGGAGTATCGATCAAACAGATGATAGGCAGCTTGAAACGCTCGGCCAACTTCATCACGCGTAAAGCTTTTCGATAACCTTCCGGACGCGGCATGCCGAAATTACGATAAATTTTTTCCTTGGTATCCCGCCCCTTCTGATGCCCGATCACCACCACCGGCTGCCCCAACAAACGCGCCATCCCGCAGACTATCGCCGGATCGTCGGCATAGGAGCGGTCGCCATGCAGCTCGTGGAATTCTGTGAATATCAGATCGATATAATCCAAGGTGTACGGCCGGCCAGGGTGGCGGGATAATTGCGATATTTGCCAGTCCGACAAATCCGCGAAAATACTTTCAGTCAGACTCTCGCATTTCTGTTCGAGTTGCTTCAAGGTTTCGGAAATGTCGAAATTATTGTCCAGCTCTACCTTACGCAGCTCTTCTATCTTGGCCTGGAGTTCGGCAATCGGCTGTTCGAAATCTAAGAATTTTAAATCCATGTCAATCCGGCATTAGAATCAATAAAATGGCCGGCAATTCTAATGAAAAATGCCGTCATTGCCTATTTGTTTTACCGAGTCCCTGCAAATGAAGAATGCTACCGCCTTTGATAATACCGCCTATGCGCCGCTCGCGGCCAGAATGCGGCCAACTACGCTGGACGATTTCATCGGTCAGCAGCATCTGCTGGGCAAGGGCAAATCGCTGCGCGTGGCTATCGAACAAGGTGCGCCGCACTCGCTGGTATTTTGGGGGCCACCCGGCGTCGGCAAAACCACTTTGGCCAAAATCAT of the Methylomonas sp. MK1 genome contains:
- the accA gene encoding acetyl-CoA carboxylase carboxyl transferase subunit alpha; its protein translation is MDLKFLDFEQPIAELQAKIEELRKVELDNNFDISETLKQLEQKCESLTESIFADLSDWQISQLSRHPGRPYTLDYIDLIFTEFHELHGDRSYADDPAIVCGMARLLGQPVVVIGHQKGRDTKEKIYRNFGMPRPEGYRKALRVMKLAERFKLPIICLIDTPGAYPGIGAEERGQSEAIARNLFEMSKLRTPIICTVIGEGGSGGALAIGVGDRLLMLEYSTYAVISPEGCASILWKSADKAQLAAEAMGITSDRVREQGFLDEVIREPVGGGHRNFEKIAANLQDALSRHLNDLQQQAENMDLLLERRYQRIMRFGSYIEEPVK